GACCACCGCGGCGGCTACCCAGGCGGCGTGGTCAGCCGATCTTGAGGGCCTTACGCAGTGCGGCGACGTGTCCGGTGGCCTTGACGTTGTACTTCGCCAACTCGACGTTGCCATCCGGGTCGATCACGATCGTCGAGCGGATCACGCCGGTGACCGTCTTCCCGTAGAGGTTCTTCTCACCCCATGCGCCGTACGCCGTCAGCGTCGCCTTGTCCGGGTCGGCCAGCAGCGGGTAGGACAGCAACTCCTGCTCCGCGAACTGGGTGAGTTTGTCGGTCGTGTCGGGGGAGATGCCCAGGACGGCGTATCCGGCGGCTTTCAGCGGCTCCAGCGAGTCGCGGAAATCGCACGCCTCGGTCGTGCAACCGGGGGTCATCGCCGCCGGGTAGAAGAAGAGCACCACGTGCTGACCGGCGTAGTCGGACAGTGCGACCTGCTCTCCGGTGTGGGAGGTGAGTTCGAAGGTAGGTGCCGGCGTACCGGTGTCGAGTCGTGACATGCGGTTCTCCCGAAGGTTTGAGGGCTGGTTTGCGTTATCGTCTCAGGCAGAGCAGTACGCCGGTTCAGGCACTTCCACCAGACGCCTTCTTCAAGGAGAACCATGGCCGACAAGTCCAAGCCCGCAGCACCCACCGCCAAGGACATCGAAGCGGACCTCGCTGCGAGTCGCGAACGCCTGGCCAGCACGATCGATGAGCTGGCGTTCCGCGCCCAGCCCAAGGAAATTGCCCGTCGTGGCGCGGAGGACGTGAAGTTGAAGGTCAACGCCGCGACCCGGACCCCCGACGGCAACCTCGCGACAGACAAGATCGGCTACGCCGTCGGCGGCATCGGAGCGGTCTCCCTGTTACTGGGTCTGATCCGGCGCGCGCGCTCCTGACGTTGAACTCCCACGGTCCGCTCGGGCCCGCTCCGGGGCGGTTGCCGATCCGGATGCTGCACGACCGCGTCCTGGTTTCTACCGGGGGCGAGGCCGGCGAACGACGCTCCGGGGGCGGCATCGTCATACCTGCGACTGCGAGTGTCGGTAAGCGACTGATGTGGGCGCAGGTGATGGCCGTCGGTCAGCACGTACGGCAGGCACAGGTGGGGGATCGGGTGCTTTTCGATCCTGAGGAGCGTGCCGAGGTGGAGCTGTCCGGGCGGGACTACATCCTGCTACGTGAGCGCGACCTGCATGCAATCGCCCAGGACGACAGCGACCAGGGCGGCACAGGCCTGTATCTGTGAGCTGGGGCCGGCCGCGAACATCGGCTCCCAGAGGTTCGACACCGCAGCACGAAGCGCCCGGCACATATGTACCGGGCGCTTCCTGTTATTTCGAAGTGGTGCGCCATCAGGGACTCGAACCCCAAACCCGCTGATTAAGAGTCAGCTGCTCTGCCAATTGAGCTAATGGCGCAACGGGGAGAGACTCTAGCAGGGGCTCTGCGCCAGAGCGAAATCGCTTCCGCTACCGAGTATTCGACGCCCCGGCGGGTAAGTTTCCCCGCAGTGACCCCAGCCCCGATCGCGAGGACCTCCCCGATGAGCGTCATACCGTATCTGCCCGTCGAACGACCACAGGAAGAGATCCCTGCGACCGCGCAGAAGCCCGACTGGTCCGTAGCGTTCAAGCGGGCGCGCACCAGGTTTTCCCAGGACGAGTGCACCGACAAGGCCGCCTCGCTCACCTATTACGGGATGCAGTCGATTTTTCCGGCGCTGATTGCCTTGCTGTCGTTGATCAATGTTTTCGGCAACGGCAAGGAGACCACCACCAAGCTGGTCAATATCCTGGCTCAGATTGCCGGTAAGAAACCGGGTGACCTCTCGGCGATCACCACCTTCATCAACAGCGTCAACACAGCGGGCGGAGGCACCATCGCGCTGGTCGTGGGTATCGGCGGCGCAATCTGGTCCGCGTCCGGGTATGTCGGTGCCTTCGGGCGGGCGCTGAACCACATCTACGACATCGGCGAGGGCCGCCCGTTCATGCGGCTGCGTCCGGTGCAGCTGTTCGTGACCATTGTCGATCTGGTGCTGGTCATCGTGGTGATTTTTGCGATCACCACGACTGGTGCCGTTGCTACCTCGATCGCGGGCGAGGTCGGCATCCCCAGCCAGGCCGTTCTGATCTGGGACATTGCCAAGTGGCCCTTCGTCGCTCTCATCGTGGTGTTCCTCATCTCGCTGCTCTACTGGTCCACCCCGAACGTCCGCAAGACCAAACGGATGCTGATCAGTTGGGGCGCGCTCATCGCATTCGTGATCTGGGTGATCGGTAGTTTCGCGCTGCTCACCTACTTCCTGCTGACCAGCGGTTCCAGCTACACCAAGACGTACGGCGCGTTCGCCGGCGCGATCATGTTCCTGCTGTGGCTGTGGATCACCAACCTGGCGATGCTGTTCGGTGCTGAGATGGATGCGGAGCTGATCCGCACCAGGCAGCTCAAGTCCGGGATGCCGGCCGAAGAGCTGATCCTGCTGCCTGCGCGCGACGAGAGCGGGCTGGAGAAGAAATCCGACAAGCAGTTGGACATCGTGGAGCAGGCACGCGGTCTTCGAGCCGAGGCGGAGCGTGATCTGAAGACGCCGCACAGCGATGCGCTGGATGCGTTCATCAAGGATCAGGCAGACTCCAAGGACAAGAAGAATCCCTACGGGCCTGACGTACGCACGATGCGGGTCACCGAACAGGAAAGCGTTACCGACACGATGATCGAGATGGGCAACGTCCGGCTGGACCGCGACGAGGCCTCCGGCAAAGCGAAGAAGGAGGCTGTTATGACACGTAGCACCGGTGATCCTGAGCAGGATCGCGAACAGGTCGAGAAGTCGCGCGCGCAGCGCACGGCGGTTGCAGTGGCCCACTCCAAGCGGGAAAGGGTCGTGCGCGACCGCCTGGCGGCCGCTGAGGCCAAGGCGGCCACGAAGCGTGCAGCACAGCAGAAAAAGCAGCAGGAGCAGCTGCAGGCGTCAGCTCAGGCTCTCCCGCAGAGCAAGCGGTGGGAAGCGGTGGAGGCCGTCCGGGCGCAGCTTGCACCGACGGAGTCCGTCGACCGCGACCACATCGAAGCCGAGCGGGCCGACCGCCGGTCGCAGTTCTGGGCGCGGACGAAGGAAGCCGCCAAGGTGAAGGCCCGTCAGGACCGCGAGGCGCCGGCGCCGCTGCCTGCAAGCGGCTCACACGCCGCCGGTGAGCACGAGATCCCCTTGCGCGCCGAAGACGTCGATCATCGCGAGAGCGCGGCCCAGGCAGTGCTGGGAGCCGAGCGTGCGCATCGTCGCGACGACTGGTACGCCAGCCACCAGCGATAGCCGCTGAATGACAATTGCCCGACACGACGTGATGTCGTGTCGGGCAATTGCCGTGTGGGGTGAGTGACGGGACTTGAACCCGCGACCACCGCGACCACAACGCGGTGCTCTACCAGCTGAGCTACACCCACCATGGTGTTGCGCCGACCGCTGCGACAGACGTAAACGAAAGCAGCGGCGGCAGCGCAGGCAACGCGGACGATCATACCTGCCGCGCAGCCCCCGCCCTACACCCCTGCGGCTGGGGTCTGCTTCGCCTCGTACTCGGCCGCGATGCCGCGTGCTGTCTTTGTGTCCGGACCGGGAGGAGCCACGAAAACGGCCTGGCGCCAGTAGCGCAGCTCATCGATCGACTCGCGGATGTCGGCCAGCGCGCGGTG
This portion of the Dermatophilaceae bacterium Sec6.4 genome encodes:
- a CDS encoding co-chaperone GroES, which translates into the protein MLHDRVLVSTGGEAGERRSGGGIVIPATASVGKRLMWAQVMAVGQHVRQAQVGDRVLFDPEERAEVELSGRDYILLRERDLHAIAQDDSDQGGTGLYL
- a CDS encoding DUF3618 domain-containing protein, producing MADKSKPAAPTAKDIEADLAASRERLASTIDELAFRAQPKEIARRGAEDVKLKVNAATRTPDGNLATDKIGYAVGGIGAVSLLLGLIRRARS
- a CDS encoding YihY/virulence factor BrkB family protein, giving the protein MSVIPYLPVERPQEEIPATAQKPDWSVAFKRARTRFSQDECTDKAASLTYYGMQSIFPALIALLSLINVFGNGKETTTKLVNILAQIAGKKPGDLSAITTFINSVNTAGGGTIALVVGIGGAIWSASGYVGAFGRALNHIYDIGEGRPFMRLRPVQLFVTIVDLVLVIVVIFAITTTGAVATSIAGEVGIPSQAVLIWDIAKWPFVALIVVFLISLLYWSTPNVRKTKRMLISWGALIAFVIWVIGSFALLTYFLLTSGSSYTKTYGAFAGAIMFLLWLWITNLAMLFGAEMDAELIRTRQLKSGMPAEELILLPARDESGLEKKSDKQLDIVEQARGLRAEAERDLKTPHSDALDAFIKDQADSKDKKNPYGPDVRTMRVTEQESVTDTMIEMGNVRLDRDEASGKAKKEAVMTRSTGDPEQDREQVEKSRAQRTAVAVAHSKRERVVRDRLAAAEAKAATKRAAQQKKQQEQLQASAQALPQSKRWEAVEAVRAQLAPTESVDRDHIEAERADRRSQFWARTKEAAKVKARQDREAPAPLPASGSHAAGEHEIPLRAEDVDHRESAAQAVLGAERAHRRDDWYASHQR
- the bcp gene encoding thioredoxin-dependent thiol peroxidase; protein product: MSRLDTGTPAPTFELTSHTGEQVALSDYAGQHVVLFFYPAAMTPGCTTEACDFRDSLEPLKAAGYAVLGISPDTTDKLTQFAEQELLSYPLLADPDKATLTAYGAWGEKNLYGKTVTGVIRSTIVIDPDGNVELAKYNVKATGHVAALRKALKIG